A DNA window from Candidatus Protochlamydia naegleriophila contains the following coding sequences:
- a CDS encoding patatin-like phospholipase family protein, protein MKVKKSPKIAVVIGSGGIKSLGAIELFEFLDRAKIPLNLLVGCSGGAIIAAARGASLPMDKVREFGTAKLTVDLFNQIDYQALASIFHFPFTQLEESKAFLRSTRLRQTFHELYGDLQLEDLSIPTILQATDVHTGEPLRLSQGSVADSVYASSAILPFFPPIYMQDHWLADGAFTDSLPLMGAIQHQMDIIIALNFHDMETTESLNYMLGFSNFLKKVQAFCLNLQNASTLNLPTYKIIFIDVIFEKNIQIWEIENLPYIYQKTKEEVLRNEAAIIQAIEEFS, encoded by the coding sequence ATGAAAGTAAAGAAATCTCCAAAAATAGCTGTTGTGATTGGTAGTGGCGGTATCAAATCTTTAGGGGCGATAGAGCTGTTTGAATTTTTAGACCGAGCTAAGATTCCCCTCAATTTACTAGTGGGATGTAGCGGAGGAGCGATTATTGCGGCAGCACGGGGAGCTTCTCTTCCAATGGATAAAGTCAGAGAGTTTGGCACAGCAAAGTTGACAGTAGATTTATTCAATCAAATAGACTATCAGGCTTTGGCAAGCATCTTTCATTTTCCTTTTACTCAATTGGAGGAATCTAAAGCCTTTCTGCGCTCCACGCGTTTGCGTCAAACTTTTCACGAATTATATGGCGATTTACAGCTAGAAGACCTATCCATTCCAACCATCTTACAAGCCACTGATGTCCATACAGGAGAACCCTTGCGTCTATCTCAAGGCTCTGTCGCAGACAGCGTGTATGCCTCCTCTGCCATTTTACCCTTTTTTCCTCCCATATACATGCAAGACCATTGGTTAGCTGATGGAGCATTTACCGATAGCCTTCCTCTCATGGGAGCCATTCAACATCAAATGGACATCATCATTGCTTTGAATTTTCATGACATGGAAACAACCGAGTCACTCAATTACATGCTCGGCTTTTCCAATTTTTTAAAGAAAGTTCAAGCTTTTTGCCTGAATCTCCAAAATGCTTCTACCCTTAATCTTCCCACCTACAAAATCATTTTCATCGACGTCATTTTTGAGAAAAACATACAGATTTGGGAAATAGAGAATTTACCCTATATCTATCAAAAGACAAAGGAAGAAGTTTTAAGAAATGAAGCAGCCATTATTCAAGCAATAGAAGAATTCTCTTAA
- a CDS encoding patatin-like phospholipase family protein, which translates to MIDNNRKIRFGMVIGSGGIQSLAALPLLNFLNERGIQIDVLAGCGGGAVLGALFGMGFSPDDITAHMSQLFNQKTILQVNYSGLINVLTLMGITAFSHFGLKDTFLKVERIRECYRSIFKQKKLSHLKIKTLVQATDWHKGEGVVLEEGLLSDVLYSSNALFPFQPPLELENKLLVTGTYTGAVPVLATSKYELDLVAIIGFAQRKFSKLKGIIEYYCNLINYSFTHLQRGQLLLHTFADKRELAPILIAPEESIGLWDHGKIKDILNTGEKIKDKYGPLLLAMIDNLMKMKR; encoded by the coding sequence ATGATAGATAATAATCGAAAAATTAGATTTGGAATGGTAATTGGAAGCGGAGGCATTCAATCTTTGGCAGCTTTACCCCTACTCAATTTTTTGAATGAGAGAGGTATTCAAATTGATGTTTTAGCGGGCTGTGGAGGAGGAGCTGTACTGGGCGCTTTATTCGGAATGGGATTTTCGCCCGATGATATCACCGCTCACATGTCTCAATTATTTAACCAAAAGACGATTCTTCAAGTAAATTATTCTGGTTTAATCAATGTGTTAACTCTGATGGGAATTACGGCCTTTTCTCATTTTGGCCTCAAGGATACATTTCTCAAAGTAGAGCGCATTCGGGAGTGTTATCGATCCATTTTTAAACAAAAAAAACTATCCCATTTAAAAATCAAAACGTTGGTCCAAGCCACCGATTGGCATAAGGGAGAAGGAGTCGTATTAGAAGAGGGGTTATTATCTGATGTGCTTTATTCCTCTAATGCCTTATTTCCTTTTCAGCCACCTCTAGAGTTGGAAAATAAATTACTCGTAACAGGAACTTATACCGGGGCCGTTCCTGTTCTTGCCACTTCTAAATATGAATTGGATTTAGTGGCCATCATTGGTTTTGCACAACGCAAATTTTCCAAATTGAAGGGAATCATTGAATATTACTGCAATCTTATCAATTATTCCTTTACTCATTTGCAAAGAGGCCAACTGCTTTTGCATACATTTGCAGATAAAAGAGAATTGGCTCCTATCTTAATCGCACCCGAAGAATCAATCGGATTATGGGATCATGGCAAAATTAAAGACATTTTAAACACAGGCGAAAAAATCAAAGACAAATATGGTCCGTTGCTGTTGGCAATGATCGATAATCTTATGAAAATGAAAAGATGA